A part of Methyloprofundus sedimenti genomic DNA contains:
- the glyS gene encoding glycine--tRNA ligase subunit beta has protein sequence MSDAQHLLFELGCEELPPASLLKLSNALLNNIKLGLTEADLSFDECIAYATPRRLAVLIKDLTSAQADKSIEKRGPAVAAAFNDEGEPSKACQGFARSCGTTVDQLERVQTNKGEWLSFTQKVKGQASVALIPDIIRKSIHQLPIAKRMRWGASTVEFVRPVHWAVLMYGATIINTDILGLTTGNISHGHRFHAPEAICIASPESYEATLLAQGKVIPGFAQRMQIIRDAANSAAAAVGGIAHIEDDLLEEIAALNEFPVPITGNFNERYLALPAEVLITTMQINQKYFPVKNVDGELLAHFITFSNIESKNPLSIQQGNERVVMPRLADAEFFWNQDRKLRLEERTELLSTIIFQKKLGSLADKSLRVEKLAEFIAKSINVDPDLAIRAAKLAKTDLVTNMVEEFASLQGLMGHYYALADGESAEVAQAIEEQYYPKGAGSTTATSSTGQILSIAEKIDTLTGIFSAGLIPGGDKDPYALRRAALGALRTIIENQLEINLIACVDFALNQFTHEFDLDKTRGLVIPFIFERLKGYCLDHDFTADEFEAVFAILPAQPYDFQRRLQAVQNFRSLAEAESLAAANKRINNILRKSENQPAATVGKLVEPAEIALLASAGQAEQDIAPLLAEKNYQAALNRLAGLRAEVDNFFDDVMVMCDDLDLRANRLALLTKLSTLFLQIADISKLQS, from the coding sequence ATGAGCGATGCACAACACTTATTATTCGAATTAGGCTGCGAAGAATTACCACCGGCCTCATTGCTTAAATTAAGTAATGCTTTATTAAACAATATTAAACTCGGCCTGACGGAGGCAGATTTAAGCTTTGACGAATGCATTGCTTATGCAACGCCCCGCCGTCTTGCCGTCTTGATTAAAGATTTGACCAGCGCACAAGCTGATAAAAGTATCGAAAAACGCGGCCCTGCGGTAGCCGCCGCGTTTAATGATGAAGGTGAACCGAGTAAAGCCTGTCAAGGCTTCGCCAGAAGCTGCGGCACCACCGTTGATCAATTAGAGCGCGTACAAACCAATAAAGGCGAATGGCTTAGCTTTACTCAGAAAGTAAAAGGTCAAGCCAGCGTTGCATTGATCCCTGACATTATTCGTAAAAGCATTCACCAATTACCGATTGCCAAACGTATGCGCTGGGGGGCTTCGACTGTCGAGTTTGTCCGTCCGGTACATTGGGCGGTATTGATGTATGGTGCTACGATCATTAATACTGACATTCTAGGCTTAACTACTGGCAATATCAGCCATGGGCATCGTTTTCATGCACCTGAAGCGATTTGCATTGCATCACCAGAAAGCTATGAAGCAACATTGCTAGCACAAGGTAAAGTCATTCCTGGTTTCGCGCAACGCATGCAAATCATTCGTGATGCAGCAAATAGTGCCGCTGCGGCTGTGGGTGGTATTGCGCATATAGAAGATGATTTATTAGAAGAAATTGCCGCGTTGAATGAATTTCCCGTACCGATTACCGGAAATTTCAACGAGCGTTATTTGGCTTTACCTGCTGAAGTATTAATTACCACCATGCAGATTAACCAAAAGTATTTTCCGGTTAAGAATGTGGATGGCGAACTACTTGCGCACTTTATTACCTTTAGTAATATCGAAAGTAAAAATCCTCTCTCTATCCAGCAAGGTAATGAGCGCGTGGTTATGCCGCGTTTAGCGGATGCGGAATTCTTCTGGAATCAGGACCGTAAACTGCGTTTAGAAGAACGTACCGAGCTGCTTAGCACTATTATCTTTCAGAAAAAATTAGGCAGTTTAGCGGATAAATCACTGCGCGTAGAAAAACTAGCTGAGTTCATTGCCAAAAGCATTAACGTTGATCCAGACCTTGCCATACGCGCTGCTAAACTGGCTAAGACTGACCTTGTGACCAATATGGTCGAAGAGTTTGCTAGCTTACAAGGCTTAATGGGACATTATTATGCTTTAGCAGATGGTGAATCAGCAGAGGTAGCACAAGCGATTGAAGAGCAATATTACCCGAAAGGTGCAGGTAGCACAACGGCGACTAGCAGCACAGGTCAGATTTTATCAATTGCGGAAAAAATCGATACACTGACGGGTATTTTTAGTGCGGGTTTAATTCCTGGTGGTGATAAAGACCCATACGCACTAAGACGTGCTGCATTAGGTGCGTTACGTACCATTATTGAAAACCAGCTGGAAATCAATTTAATTGCCTGTGTGGATTTTGCGCTGAATCAGTTTACGCATGAATTTGATTTGGACAAAACACGCGGCTTAGTCATTCCGTTTATTTTTGAGCGTCTAAAAGGTTATTGCCTGGATCATGACTTTACTGCGGATGAATTTGAAGCCGTGTTTGCAATTTTACCGGCTCAGCCTTATGATTTCCAACGTCGCTTACAGGCAGTACAAAATTTCAGAAGCCTGGCGGAAGCAGAAAGTTTAGCCGCTGCCAATAAACGCATCAACAATATTCTACGTAAATCAGAAAACCAACCAGCCGCGACCGTTGGCAAGTTAGTAGAACCAGCTGAAATCGCCTTATTAGCCTCAGCCGGACAAGCAGAGCAGGATATCGCGCCATTATTAGCAGAAAAAAACTATCAAGCCGCGTTAAATCGGTTAGCTGGTTTACGCGCAGAGGTTGATAATTTCTTTGATGACGTAATGGTGATGTGTGATGATTTAGATCTACGTGCAAATCGATTAGCATTACTGACTAAGCTATCAACCTTATTTTTACAAATCGCGGATATTTCTAAATTACAAAGTTAA
- the gmhB gene encoding D-glycero-beta-D-manno-heptose 1,7-bisphosphate 7-phosphatase codes for MSTAKYVLLDRDGVINQDSGDFIKSADEWLPIKGSLEAIALLNQHGYQVVVITNQSGVGRGHYSDATLTEIHLKMIHMVEALGGKIKHIYYCPHLPDADCKCRKPKPGMLEQFGKDAQVDLTDIYFIGDSLRDIEAGIAAGAKPLLVKTGNGTKTLAANPDLNIPIFENLYDAAEYILSR; via the coding sequence ATGAGTACAGCTAAGTACGTATTACTGGATCGTGATGGCGTTATTAATCAAGATTCAGGTGACTTTATTAAATCAGCTGACGAATGGCTGCCGATAAAGGGTAGCCTTGAGGCAATTGCTTTATTGAATCAACATGGTTATCAAGTTGTTGTTATCACTAATCAATCGGGTGTTGGCCGAGGGCATTATAGCGATGCAACGCTCACCGAAATACATCTTAAAATGATACACATGGTGGAAGCTTTGGGCGGCAAAATAAAGCATATTTATTACTGCCCACACCTGCCCGATGCAGACTGTAAATGCAGAAAACCTAAACCGGGTATGCTTGAGCAGTTTGGTAAAGATGCACAGGTCGACTTAACAGATATTTATTTTATTGGTGATTCATTGCGTGATATTGAAGCAGGTATCGCTGCAGGGGCAAAACCACTATTGGTCAAAACAGGTAACGGCACAAAAACATTAGCCGCCAACCCTGATTTAAACATTCCTATTTTTGAGAATCTTTATGATGCCGCAGAATACATCTTATCAAGGTAA